The following are encoded in a window of Solibacillus sp. FSL R7-0668 genomic DNA:
- a CDS encoding helix-turn-helix transcriptional regulator has translation MKDVVITNHVKVRRIELGNLTQGELAKQVGVTRQTMNLIEAQKYNPTIKVCLLIAAALDTSIDKLFWLEEKS, from the coding sequence TTGAAGGATGTTGTGATAACGAATCATGTGAAGGTTCGACGGATTGAGCTCGGCAATTTAACGCAGGGGGAATTAGCTAAACAAGTGGGTGTCACCAGACAAACGATGAATTTAATCGAAGCACAAAAGTATAACCCGACAATTAAAGTTTGTTTGCTAATTGCGGCTGCACTGGATACGTCAATAGATAAATTATTTTGGTTGGAGGAAAAGTCATGA